One Herbaspirillum rubrisubalbicans genomic window carries:
- a CDS encoding DMT family transporter: protein MMQSAAGVSRSPQFLMRLVPLLFVLIWSTGFIVAKFGLPYAPPLTFLLLRFTGVLLVLLPLVLLFRAPWPHGRIRHVALAGVLLQAGYLAGVWCAIKIGMPAGLSALIVGLQPILTAFAAPLLGESVRGRQWVGLALGLCGVGLVVANKISLIGLSTASIALCVFALLCITAGTLYQKRYCAHFDLRTGTVIQFMASIVVVLPFAVALEGFDWHVSNVHWTPQFIGALLWSVLALSIGAIFLLFALIRRSAATSVTSLLYLTPPTTAVMAWLIFGEAFSLIGALGMLLGVIGVAFVVRK, encoded by the coding sequence ATGATGCAATCCGCCGCCGGCGTCAGCCGGTCCCCCCAGTTCCTGATGCGACTGGTGCCTTTGTTGTTCGTGCTGATCTGGAGTACCGGCTTCATCGTGGCCAAGTTCGGCCTGCCGTATGCACCGCCCCTGACTTTCCTGCTGTTGCGCTTTACCGGTGTGCTGCTGGTCCTGCTGCCGCTGGTGCTGCTGTTCCGTGCTCCCTGGCCGCATGGCCGAATCCGCCACGTGGCGCTGGCCGGCGTATTGCTGCAGGCCGGCTACCTGGCCGGGGTCTGGTGCGCCATCAAGATCGGGATGCCGGCCGGCCTGTCGGCCCTGATCGTCGGCTTGCAACCGATTCTCACGGCGTTTGCCGCCCCCTTGCTGGGCGAATCGGTGCGCGGGCGGCAATGGGTGGGCCTGGCGCTGGGCCTGTGCGGGGTGGGGCTGGTGGTGGCCAACAAGATTTCCCTGATTGGCCTGTCTACGGCCAGTATTGCGCTGTGCGTGTTCGCCTTGCTGTGTATCACCGCCGGTACCTTGTACCAGAAGCGCTATTGTGCCCACTTCGATCTGCGCACCGGCACCGTGATCCAGTTCATGGCTTCCATCGTGGTGGTGCTGCCCTTCGCGGTGGCGCTGGAAGGCTTCGACTGGCATGTCAGCAACGTCCACTGGACCCCGCAATTCATCGGCGCGCTGTTATGGTCGGTGCTGGCGCTGTCCATCGGTGCCATCTTCCTGCTCTTTGCCCTGATCCGCAGGAGCGCCGCCACCAGCGTCACCAGTCTGCTCTACCTCACGCCGCCCACCACTGCCGTGATGGCGTGGTTGATCTTCGGCGAAGCCTTCAGCCTCATCGGTGCGCTGGGCATGTTGCTGGGCGTGATCGGCGTGGCCTTCGTGGTGCGCAAGTAA
- a CDS encoding helix-turn-helix transcriptional regulator: MEPDLARRALGDFLKSQREQTAPAQAGLPHLAHGRRRTPGLRREEVAQLCGISVTWYTWIEQGRTDSVSPQALARIADALHLPRAKRAYLFELAGKKDPVLPEQQAATMIAPEILEVVGNFRAPAYLLDRYWNAVAWNAAARKLFMGWLDGKAGQPNLLRFMFGSAAAQSLTVDWEQRARRLVAEFRADSASLLDDPELQALVQELSAASPFFQRAWHLQDVVEREGGERRFRHPLAGELLYRQVNFRVANRPDLKLVTLMPDQLTPA; this comes from the coding sequence ATGGAACCCGACCTCGCCCGCCGCGCCCTTGGTGACTTCCTCAAATCCCAGCGCGAACAGACCGCGCCAGCCCAGGCCGGCCTGCCGCACCTGGCGCATGGCCGCCGTCGCACGCCGGGATTGCGGCGCGAGGAAGTGGCGCAGTTATGCGGCATCAGCGTGACCTGGTACACCTGGATCGAGCAGGGCCGCACCGATTCGGTCTCGCCGCAGGCGCTGGCGCGCATCGCCGATGCGCTGCACCTGCCGCGCGCCAAGCGGGCCTATCTGTTCGAACTGGCGGGCAAGAAGGATCCGGTGCTGCCGGAGCAGCAGGCGGCGACCATGATCGCGCCCGAAATCCTGGAGGTGGTCGGCAACTTCCGGGCGCCAGCCTATCTGCTGGACCGCTATTGGAATGCGGTGGCCTGGAATGCGGCCGCGCGCAAGCTGTTCATGGGATGGCTGGATGGCAAGGCCGGCCAGCCCAACCTGCTGCGTTTCATGTTTGGCAGTGCCGCGGCGCAATCCCTGACGGTCGATTGGGAACAACGCGCGCGCCGGCTGGTGGCAGAGTTTCGCGCCGATAGCGCCAGCCTGCTGGATGACCCGGAATTGCAGGCGCTGGTGCAGGAGCTGTCGGCGGCCAGTCCCTTCTTCCAGCGCGCCTGGCATCTGCAGGATGTGGTGGAGCGCGAAGGTGGCGAGCGCCGTTTCCGGCATCCGCTGGCGGGTGAATTGCTGTACCGGCAAGTCAATTTCCGGGTCGCCAATCGGCCGGACCTGAAGCTGGTGACCTTGATGCCGGACCAGCTCACCCCGGCCTGA
- a CDS encoding class I SAM-dependent methyltransferase, translated as MRSHQQVVSQQFGSTAAAYLTSAVHAQGADLQELAQIASTMSGARALDLGCGGGHASFAVAPVVEKVIAYDLSAEMLEVVSRAAQERGLDNLAVRQGSADRLEFPDASFELVCTRFSAHHWRHLPQALSEVFRVLKPGGRFIVIDTAAPADVLADTYVQAIELLRDTSHVRNVSLNSWRKLVRAAGFTIASDKTWKLRLEFASWVARMRTPPDQVAAIRALWRAAPEEVKQYFALEADDSFSIDVAMLELRKP; from the coding sequence ATGCGCAGCCACCAGCAAGTCGTCAGCCAACAATTCGGCAGCACCGCCGCCGCCTATCTCACCAGCGCCGTCCACGCCCAGGGCGCCGATCTGCAGGAACTGGCGCAGATCGCCTCTACCATGTCGGGCGCGCGCGCACTGGACCTGGGTTGCGGTGGCGGACATGCCAGTTTTGCCGTCGCCCCGGTGGTGGAGAAGGTGATTGCCTATGACCTCTCGGCCGAGATGCTGGAGGTGGTCTCGCGCGCCGCCCAAGAACGCGGCCTGGACAACCTGGCCGTGCGCCAGGGCAGCGCCGATAGGCTGGAATTTCCTGATGCCAGCTTCGAGCTGGTCTGCACGCGCTTCTCGGCCCACCATTGGCGCCACTTGCCGCAAGCCCTGAGTGAAGTATTCCGCGTGCTCAAGCCGGGTGGCCGCTTCATCGTCATCGACACCGCTGCTCCTGCCGACGTGCTGGCCGATACCTATGTCCAGGCCATCGAATTGCTGCGTGATACTTCACATGTACGCAATGTCAGCCTGAACTCCTGGCGCAAGCTGGTGCGAGCTGCCGGTTTTACCATCGCCAGCGACAAGACCTGGAAGCTGCGCCTGGAATTCGCCTCCTGGGTAGCCCGGATGCGTACCCCGCCGGACCAGGTCGCCGCCATCCGCGCGCTGTGGCGGGCCGCGCCGGAAGAAGTGAAGCAGTATTTCGCGCTGGAGGCCGACGATTCCTTCTCCATCGATGTGGCCATGCTGGAACTGCGCAAGCCCTGA